In Corylus avellana chromosome ca2, CavTom2PMs-1.0, the following proteins share a genomic window:
- the LOC132168946 gene encoding uncharacterized protein LOC132168946, which translates to MERQHFFHSHPLKLNLFRGIINYPYSVPYCKGCGEGILGISYNCKRCDFFLHKSCGEQPRKLQHPLHPQHPLIMLLSIRSKQSYFCSKKILRGYTYHCFHCNFNLHLKCASYPFTVKAEFHDHPLKLLRKSVSFTCDACGKEDKDMSYLCIDVTCPLMVHLKCAALPLIVKNTSHHHALNLTHSSQLNQSHRRICRICVKKVDTEKVYYCSKCNFIAHLDCATCEGYTDETFMLEFKDKQPLELTGMLKNEDSKLDESMDALAYVVKKKKIGEDKIEIDEEINHFSHQHDLKLTYDQLQYNEKCNGCRHLIFPPFYSCAQCRFFLHKSCIALPKKKQHPLHPHLLTLLRKATYGDFICNVCGRECDGFTYRCVKCEFDADVKCSLISDIITHDSHEHQLILSRASYNEKCSCCDYNAKGGVFRCADSEDGSDGEYYCDICEKERNPKHWFYYCEELNFPAHSKCILGTYIFDVVGML; encoded by the exons ATGGAGCGTCAGCATTTCTTCCACTCCCATCCGTTGAAGTTGAATCTTTTCCGGGGCATTATTAATTATCCATATTCCGTACCTTATTGTAAGGGGTGCGGCGAAGGAATATTGGGTATTAGTTACAATTGCAAAAGGTGCGACTTCTTCCTTCACAAATCATGTGGCGAACAACCCCGCAAGTTGCAGCACCCATTGCACCCGCAGCATCCTCTTATAATGCTCCTCTCAATTAGAAGCAAGCAATCCTATTTCTGCAGTAAAAAAATACTACGGGGCTACACTTACCATTGTTTTCACTGTAATTTTAACCTTCATCTTAAATGCGCTTCTTATCCGTTCACCGTAAAAGCTGAATTTCACGACCACCCACTGAAGCTGCTGCGGAAATCAGTCTCGTTCACCTGCGATGCATGTGGTAAAGAAGATAAAGACATGTCCTACTTATGTATCGATGTCACATGCCCACTCATGGTCCACCTTAAATGTGCTGCCTTACCATTGATTGTCAAAAATACAAGTCACCACCACGCTCTAAACCTCACCCACTCTTCTCAGCTAAATCAATCCCACCGTCGAATTTGTCGTATCTGTGTTAAAAAGGTAGACACTGAAAAAGTTTATTATTGCTCAAAATGCAATTTCATTGCCCACCTTGATTGTGCTACATGCGAGGGATACACAGATGAAACATTTATGTTGGAATTTAAAGATAAGCAGCCTCTCGAGTTAACAGGTATGCTTAAAAACGAAGATTCAAAACTGGATGAATCCATGGACGCATTAGCTTATGTtgtcaagaagaagaagataggagaggataaaattgaaattgatgAGGAAATCAATCATTTTAGTCATCAACATGACTTAAAGCTTACTTATGATCAACTTCAGTACAACGAAAAATGCAATGGGTGTAGGCATCTAATATTCCCTCCGTTTTACAGTTGTGCTCAATGCAGATTTTTTCTTCACAAATCTTGTATTgcattacccaaaaaaaagcaACACCCACTTCACCCCCACCTCCTCACCCTCCTCAGAAAGGCAACTTATGGCGACTTCATTTGTAATGTTTGTGGTCGTGAGTGTGATGGCTTCACGTACCGTTGTGTGAAATGTGAATTCGATGCAGATGTCAAATGTAGTTTGATCTCAGACATCATAACCCATGACAGTCACGAGCATCAACTTATTCTATCAAGGGCATCCTATAATGAGAAGTGCAGTTGTTGTGATTATAATGCAAAAGGAGGAGTATTCAGGTGTGCTGATT CTGAGGATGGTTCTGATGGGGAATATTATTGCGATATTTGTGAAAAAGAACGAAATCCAAAGCATTGGTTCTACTACTGTGAAGAGCTAAATTTTCCCGCTCATTCCAAATGCATTCTTGGAACCTATATATTCGATGTCGTTGGCATGTTGTAA
- the LOC132168945 gene encoding protein VACUOLELESS GAMETOPHYTES-like, which translates to MLEFKDKQPLESTGTLKNEDLELDESIDSLPYVVKKMKIGEDRIEIAEEIKHVSHEHDLKLTEELLNSKKCDGCMHPIFPHPFYSCAQCRFFLHKSCVELPRKKRHPLHPHLLTLFTEPPYYSGAFFCTLCGRDCDGFTYNCEKCEFDADVQCSLISDIFTRDVLEHPLILSRAPYNEKCSCCDHEGKVFKCADCEFTLDLRCATLPHRVRYRYFEQPFKLCYNAEDDSDDDEYYCDICEKKRNQKYWFYYCTDLSFYAHPDCILGKSPYMK; encoded by the coding sequence ATGTTGGAATTTAAAGATAAGCAGCCTCTCGAGTCGACAGGTACGCTTAAAAACGAAGATTTGGAACTAGATGAATCCATTGACTCATTACCTTATGttgtgaagaagatgaagatagGAGAGGATAGAATTGAAATAGCCGAAGAAATCAAACATGTAAGTCACGAACATGACTTAAAGCTTACAGAGGAGCTTTTGAACAGCAAAAAATGTGATGGGTGTATGCATCCTATATTCCCTCATCCGTTTTACAGTTGTGCTCAATGCagattttttcttcataaatccTGTGTTGAATTACCCAGAAAAAAGCGACACCCACTTCACCCCCACCTCCTCACCCTCTTCACAGAGCCACCTTATTATTCTGGCGCCTTCTTTTGTACTCTTTGCGGTCGTGATTGTGATGGCTTCACCTACAATTGTGAGAAATGCGAGTTTGATGCAGATGTCCAATGCAGTTTGATCTCAGACATCTTTACCCGGGACGTTCTCGAGCACCCGCTTATTCTGTCAAGGGCACCCTATAATGAGAAGTGTAGTTGTTGTGATCATGAAGGAAAAGTATTCAAGTGTGCTGATTGTGAATTCACTTTGGATTTAAGATGCGCTACACTACCGCATAGGGTGAGATACCGATACTTTGAACAGCCCTTCAAATTGTGTTATAACGCTGAAGatgattctgatgatgatgaatattACTGTGATATTTGCGAAAAAAAACGAAATCAAAAGTACTGGTTTTACTACTGTACAGATCTTAGTTTTTATGCTCATCCTGATTGCATTCTTGGAAAATCTCCGTATATGAAATGA
- the LOC132168947 gene encoding protein VACUOLELESS GAMETOPHYTES-like, with product MKIGEDKIEIPEEINHFSHQHDLKLTEELLNNEQCDGCMLPISTSPSPQFYSCAQCRFFLHKSCVELPIKKLHPVLHPHLLTLFTKAPYASSGFSCNVCDRLCNGFTYHCKDCTFDADVQCSLISDILTHDGHEHPLILSRAPGSENCSCCYNSGRVFKCADCEFTLDVKCATLPHTMRYRRFEQPFKLCYKAEEDYEDDEYYCDICEKKRNPKHWFYYCADMSFPAHPNCILGKSPYYK from the coding sequence atgaagatagGAGAGGATAAAATTGAAATACCCGAAGAAATCAATCATTTTAGTCATCAACATGACTTAAAGCTTACAGAGGAGCTTCTGAACAATGAACAATGTGATGGGTGTATGCTTCCTATATCTACATCCCCATCCCCACAATTTTACAGTTGTGCTCAATGCagattttttcttcataaatctTGTGTTGAATTACCCATAAAAAAGCTACACCCAGTCCTTCACCCCCACCTCCTCACCCTCTTCACAAAGGCACCTTACGCTTCTAGCGGGTTCAGTTGTAATGTTTGTGATAGGCTATGTAATGGCTTCACCTACCATTGTAAGGATTGCACGTTTGATGCAGATGTCCAATGTAGTTTGATCTCAGACATCCTTACACATGACGGTCACGAGCACCCACTGATTCTATCAAGAGCACCCGGTAGTGAGAATTGTAGTTGTTGTTATAATAGTGGAAGAGTATTCAAGTGTGCTGATTGCGAATTCACTTTGGATGTCAAATGCGCTACACTGCCACATACCATGAGGTACCGACGCTTTGAACAACCCTTCAAATTGTGTTATAAGGCTGAAGAAGATTATGAGGACGATGAATATTATTGTGacatttgtgaaaaaaaacGAAATCCAAAGCACTGGTTTTATTACTGTGCAGATATGAGTTTCCCTGCTCATCCCAATTGCATTCTTGGAAAATCTCCGTATTATAAATGA
- the LOC132168948 gene encoding uncharacterized protein LOC132168948 translates to MELQHFFHHHPLAWTYYTAYGETDKECEGCGEGILGFSYSCQMCDFFLHKSCGEQPRKLKHPLHPKHPLILRESPDDENPDDESPCDESPDDENPDDESPDDESLDDELCYFCNKYMDRFSGFAYKCSHCNVSLHLKCASIPFTLKPEFHDHPLKLLRKSHSFTCDACGKQDEDMYSYVCTSLTCSFMVHQKCAALPLTLKHTSHHHTLDLTHSSQLNQSHRQICRLCVKKVDTDRAYYCSKCNFVAHLVCATREGETEEIKKPLESTGILKNEDSELDESIDSLPYAVKKMKIGEDKIEIPVEIEHFSHQHDLKLTEELLNKEQCDGCMLPISTSPSPQFYSCAQCRFFLHKSCAELSRKKRHSLHPHLLTLFAKAPYPFGGVSCNVCDRSCEGFIYHCKECYFDADVQCSLISDILPHDGHEHPLILSRAPVSENCSCCDNSGRVFKCADCEFTLDVKCATLPHTMRYRSFEQPFKLCYKAEDDYEDDEYYCDICEKKRNSKHWFYYCADMSFSAHPNCILGKYPYCKRLASTTSL, encoded by the coding sequence ATGGAACTTCAGCATTTCTTCCACCACCATCCGTTGGCCTGGACTTATTACACGGCATATGGAGAGACAGATAAAGAATGTGAGGGGTGCGGGGAAGGAATATTGGGTTTTAGTTACAGTTGCCAAATGTGCGACTTCTTCCTTCACAAATCATGTGGCGAACAACCCCGCAAATTGAAGCACCCATTGCACCCCAAACATCCTCTTATTCTCAGAGAAAGCCCAGATGATGAAAACCCAGATGATGAAAGCCCATGTGATGAAAGCCCAGATGATGAAAACCCAGATGATGAAAGCCCAGATGATGAAAGCCTAGATGATGAGCTATGTTATTTCTGCAATAAATATATGGACCGCTTCTCGGGCTTCGCTTACAAGTGTTCTCACTGCAATGTTAGCCTTCATCTTAAATGCGCTTCTATACCCTTTACCCTTAAACCTGAATTTCACGACCACCCATTGAAACTCCTGCGGAAATCACACTCCTTCACTTGCGATGCATGTGGGAAACAAGATGAAGACATGTACTCTTACGTATGTACCAGTCTCACATGCTCATTCATGGTCCACCAAAAATGTGCTGCCTTACCATTGACTCTCAAACATACAAGTCACCACCACACTCTCGACCTCACCCACTCTTCTCAGCTAAATCAATCCCACCGTCAAATTTGTCGTCTCTGCGTTAAAAAGGTGGACACTGACAGAGCTTATTATTGCTCGAAATGTAATTTTGTTGCCCACCTTGTTTGTGCTACACGCGAGGGAGAAACCGAGGAAATAAAGAAGCCTCTAGAGTCGACAGGTATCCTTAAAAACGAAGATTCAGAACTGGATGAATCCATTGACTCATTACCTTATGCtgtgaagaagatgaagattgGAGAGGATAAAATTGAAATACCAGTAGAAATCGAACATTTTAGTCATCAACATGACTTAAAGCTTACAGAGGAGCTTCTGAACAAGGAACAATGTGATGGGTGTATGCTTCCTATATCTACATCCCCATCCCCACAATTTTACAGTTGTGCTCAATGCagattttttcttcataaatctTGTGCTGAATTATCAAGAAAAAAGCGACACTCACTTCATCCGCACCTCCTCACCCTCTTCGCAAAGGCACCTTATCCTTTTGGCGGCGTCAGTTGTAATGTTTGTGATAGGTCATGTGAAGGCTTCATCTACCATTGTAAGGAATGCTATTTTGATGCAGATGTCCAATGTAGTTTGATCTCAGACATCCTTCCACATGACGGTCACGAGCACCCGCTTATTCTATCAAGAGCACCCGTAAGTGAGAATTGTAGTTGTTGTGATAATAGTGGAAGAGTATTCAAGTGTGCTGATTGCGAATTCACTTTGGATGTCAAATGTGCTACACTGCCACATACCATGAGGTACCGAAGCTTTGAGCAACCCTTCAAATTGTGTTATAAGGCTGAAGATGATTACGAGGACGATGAATATTATTGTGacatttgtgaaaaaaaacGAAATTCAAAGCACTGGTTTTATTACTGTGCAGATATGAGTTTCTCTGCCCATCCCAATTGCATTCTTGGAAAATATCCGTATTGTAAACGATTGGCATCTACTACCTCCTTGTGA
- the LOC132171622 gene encoding uncharacterized protein LOC132171622, producing MELQHFFHHHPLASTYYTTSSYRRYCQGCTEEILGFSYSCQMCEFFLHKSCGEQPHELQHPLHPQHPLLLRETPDDESPDDESAHDENPDDESPHEESPHDESPHDENPDDESPHDENPHDENPDDESPHDENPDDESPHEESPHDESPHDELCYFCNKYIHRFLGFAYNCSHCNFNLHLKCASIPFTLKPEFHDHPLRLLQKSVSFTCDACGKEDKDMYSYVCTSLTCSFMAHQKCASLPLTVKHTSHHHTLDLTHSSQLNQSHRQICRLCVKKVDTDRAYYCSKCNFVAHLVCATREGETEEIKKPLESTGILKNEDSELDESIDSLPYAVKKMKIGEDKIEIPVEIEHFSHQHDLKLTEELLNKEQCDGCMLPISTSPSPQFYSCAQCRFFLHKSCAELSRKKRHSLHPHLLTLFAKAPYPFGGVSCNVCDRSCEGFIYHCKECYFDADVQCSLISDILPHDGHEHPLILSRAPVSENCSCCDNSGRVFKCADCEFTLDVKCATLPHTMRYRSFEQPFKLCYKAEDDHYEDDEYYCDICEKKRNPKHWFYYCADMSFPAHPNCILGKYPYWKRLASTTSL from the coding sequence ATGGAACTTCAGCATTTCTTCCACCACCATCCGTTGGCCTCGACTTATTACACGACATCTTCTTATAGAAGATATTGTCAGGGGTGCACGGAAGAAATATTGGGTTTTAGTTACAGTTGCCAAATGTGCGAGTTCTTCCTCCACAAATCATGTGGCGAACAACCCCACGAATTGCAGCACCCATTGCACCCCCAACATCCTCTTCTTCTCAGAGAAACCCCAGATGATGAAAGCCCAGATGATGAAAGCGCACATGATGAAAACCCAGATGATGAAAGCCCACATGAAGAAAGCCCACATGATGAAAGCCCACATGATGAAAACCCAGATGATGAAAGCCCACATGATGAAAACCCACATGATGAAAACCCAGATGATGAAAGCCCACATGATGAAAACCCAGATGATGAAAGCCCACATGAAGAAAGCCCACATGATGAAAGCCCACATGATGAGCTATGTTATTTCTGCAATAAATATATACACCGCTTCTTGGGCTTCGCTTACAATTGTTCTCACTGTAATTTTAACCTTCATCTTAAATGCGCTTCTATACCCTTTACCCTAAAACCTGAATTTCACGACCACCCATTGAGGCTCCTGCAGAAATCAGTCTCCTTCACTTGCGATGCATGCGGGAAGGAAGATAAAGACATGTACTCTTACGTATGTACCAGTCTCACATGCTCATTCATGGCCCACCAAAAATGTGCTTCCTTACCGTTGACTGTCAAACATACAAGTCATCACCACACTCTCGACCTCACCCACTCTTCTCAGCTAAATCAATCCCACCGTCAAATTTGTCGTCTCTGCGTTAAAAAGGTGGACACTGACAGAGCTTATTATTGCTCGAAATGTAATTTTGTTGCCCACCTTGTTTGTGCTACACGCGAGGGAGAAACCGAGGAAATAAAGAAGCCTCTAGAGTCGACAGGTATCCTTAAAAACGAAGATTCAGAACTGGATGAATCCATTGACTCATTACCTTATGCtgtgaagaagatgaagatagGAGAGGATAAAATTGAAATACCAGTAGAAATCGAACATTTTAGTCATCAACATGACTTAAAGCTTACAGAGGAGCTTCTGAACAAGGAACAATGTGATGGGTGTATGCTTCCTATATCTACATCCCCATCCCCACAATTTTACAGTTGTGCTCAATGCagattttttcttcataaatctTGTGCTGAATTATCAAGAAAAAAGCGACACTCACTTCATCCGCACCTCCTCACCCTCTTCGCAAAGGCACCTTATCCTTTTGGCGGCGTCAGTTGTAATGTTTGTGATAGGTCATGTGAAGGCTTCATCTACCATTGTAAGGAATGCTATTTTGATGCAGATGTCCAATGTAGTTTGATCTCAGACATCCTTCCACATGACGGTCACGAGCACCCGCTTATTCTATCAAGAGCACCCGTAAGTGAGAATTGTAGTTGTTGTGATAATAGTGGAAGAGTATTCAAGTGTGCTGATTGCGAATTCACTTTGGATGTCAAATGCGCTACACTGCCACATACCATGAGGTACCGAAGCTTTGAGCAACCCTTCAAATTGTGTTATAAGGCTGAAGATGATCATTATGAGGACGATGAATATTATTGTGacatttgtgaaaaaaaacGAAATCCAAAGCACTGGTTTTATTACTGTGCAGATATGAGTTTCCCTGCCCATCCCAATTGCATTCTTGGAAAATATCCGTATTGGAAACGATTGGCATCTACTACCTCCTTGTGA